The following proteins are co-located in the Pseudoalteromonas sp. N1230-9 genome:
- a CDS encoding NUDIX hydrolase, which yields MHKPNVTVAAIVTCQEKFLLVKERDKHTGEICYNQPAGHLEANETLADAAHRELIEETGISLNPSHLVGIYNLHAANGVHYMRFSFAFNSPELFKPSPQDDDILGADWFSLEQIKSLPLRSPLVLKCIEDHLAGKAYPLSLIY from the coding sequence ATGCATAAACCCAATGTCACAGTGGCCGCTATTGTCACGTGCCAAGAGAAATTTTTACTTGTTAAAGAGCGTGACAAACACACAGGTGAAATCTGTTATAACCAACCTGCCGGCCATTTGGAGGCAAATGAAACCTTAGCAGATGCTGCACATCGTGAACTTATAGAGGAAACGGGCATTAGCCTTAATCCCAGCCATCTTGTTGGCATTTATAATTTGCATGCCGCGAATGGCGTTCACTATATGCGTTTTAGCTTTGCTTTTAATAGCCCAGAGCTGTTTAAACCATCTCCCCAAGATGATGACATTCTAGGCGCAGATTGGTTTAGCCTTGAGCAAATTAAAAGCCTGCCGCTTAGAAGCCCTCTAGTTTTAAAATGCATTGAAGATCATTTAGCTGGCAAAGCCTACCCACTGAGTTTGATTTACTAA
- a CDS encoding rRNA large subunit pseudouridine synthase E — protein MVNKPKNKPRRSSGRTYSRPTQKREVKKAISPEQRKVVLFNKPFDVLCQFTDDQNRKTLADFITIKDVYAAGRLDRDSEGLLLLTNCGKLQHTLTEPNKKTAKTYWVQVEGDVSDEAIFALNKGVELKDGMTKPAKVRRIDEPSIWPRTPPVRERKNIPTSWLEISITEGRNRQVRRMTAHVGFPTLRLIRYSIGDYTLDGLDNGQFKVVNNPDA, from the coding sequence ATGGTAAATAAACCAAAAAATAAACCGCGTCGCAGCAGTGGCCGAACATACTCAAGACCTACGCAAAAACGAGAAGTAAAAAAAGCAATTAGCCCAGAGCAACGCAAAGTGGTGCTGTTTAACAAACCATTTGATGTGCTTTGCCAATTTACTGATGACCAAAACCGTAAAACCCTAGCCGACTTTATTACTATTAAAGACGTGTATGCGGCAGGACGCCTAGACAGAGACAGCGAAGGACTCTTGCTTCTTACAAACTGCGGTAAGTTACAACACACACTAACTGAACCCAATAAAAAAACAGCTAAAACATATTGGGTGCAAGTAGAAGGTGATGTCAGTGATGAGGCTATCTTTGCCCTTAACAAAGGCGTAGAACTTAAAGATGGCATGACCAAGCCCGCTAAGGTCAGACGTATTGACGAGCCATCAATTTGGCCGCGTACACCACCCGTTCGCGAGCGGAAAAACATTCCAACCAGTTGGTTAGAAATCTCTATCACTGAAGGACGTAATCGCCAAGTTCGCCGGATGACTGCTCATGTTGGCTTTCCAACTTTGCGATTAATTCGGTACAGCATTGGTGACTATACTCTCGATGGCTTAGATAACGGCCAATTTAAAGTAGTGAACAACCCAGATGCATAA
- the tusE gene encoding sulfurtransferase TusE, whose translation MLEFNNKQIETDKQGYLLDTNDWSEELAPIIAEQENITLSEQHWEVVHFVRDFYLEYNTSPAIRMLVKAMAQKLGEEKGNSMYLYKLFPKGPAKQATKIAGLPKPARCI comes from the coding sequence ATGCTTGAATTTAATAACAAACAGATTGAAACAGACAAACAAGGCTATTTGCTCGATACAAATGATTGGAGCGAAGAGCTTGCACCTATTATTGCCGAGCAAGAAAACATTACTTTAAGTGAACAGCACTGGGAAGTTGTGCATTTTGTGCGTGATTTTTATCTTGAATACAACACCAGCCCCGCTATTCGAATGCTGGTAAAAGCAATGGCTCAAAAGCTAGGTGAAGAAAAAGGTAACAGTATGTATTTATACAAACTGTTTCCAAAAGGCCCTGCAAAGCAAGCAACTAAAATTGCAGGTTTACCTAAACCGGCTAGGTGTATTTAA
- a CDS encoding DsrH/TusB family sulfur relay protein: MSTLHIFSKPLSHYCLNTLENLIDSNHAVLLVGDACYNINQFKQFSATLHLLEEDATARAISLNESDINISYAEFVELTLSAQNTITW, translated from the coding sequence ATGAGTACCTTACATATTTTTTCAAAACCTTTATCGCATTACTGCCTTAATACACTTGAGAATTTGATTGATAGCAACCACGCTGTACTTTTGGTTGGTGATGCTTGTTATAACATCAACCAATTTAAACAATTTTCTGCTACCCTGCACTTGTTGGAAGAAGATGCCACGGCACGCGCCATCTCACTAAACGAAAGTGATATTAACATTAGCTATGCTGAGTTTGTAGAACTCACATTATCAGCTCAAAACACGATTACTTGGTAA
- the tusC gene encoding sulfurtransferase complex subunit TusC, producing MKNVLVISQHAPFDDQHIRESLDMALIFAAIDQNISWLLSADAVLALKKNQQPELLGIKNYFKTIKTLELYDVENIYVCEKSLVDFNLTKENLIIDVKVANFEQQRALIAQQHQVVTL from the coding sequence ATGAAAAATGTTTTAGTAATAAGTCAACATGCTCCATTTGACGACCAACACATTCGGGAATCGCTCGACATGGCACTTATCTTCGCAGCTATTGATCAGAATATCAGTTGGTTATTAAGTGCGGATGCAGTGCTAGCACTTAAAAAAAACCAACAACCTGAACTGTTAGGTATTAAAAATTATTTTAAAACGATAAAAACGCTTGAGTTATATGATGTTGAAAACATATATGTGTGCGAGAAGTCACTTGTGGATTTTAATTTAACTAAGGAAAATCTCATTATTGACGTTAAAGTTGCTAACTTTGAACAGCAGCGTGCTTTAATAGCTCAACAGCATCAAGTGGTGACTCTATGA
- the tusD gene encoding sulfurtransferase complex subunit TusD, which translates to MAQFVLSLHTAPTDHDTTQRLIKFAEACIAGGHTISAIFLYQAGIFHASNHLDLASDELPIKQLWQKLSAKEVPLLLCVTAAEKRGLDTQNTGVFTVAGLAEFAMLASEADKWVQFK; encoded by the coding sequence TTGGCACAATTTGTACTATCTCTTCATACCGCACCGACTGATCATGATACAACACAGCGCTTAATTAAGTTTGCTGAAGCTTGTATTGCAGGCGGCCACACCATTTCAGCTATTTTCTTATACCAAGCAGGAATTTTCCATGCGAGCAATCATTTAGATCTTGCTAGCGATGAACTACCTATAAAACAACTTTGGCAAAAGTTATCGGCAAAAGAAGTTCCTCTATTGTTATGCGTTACAGCAGCCGAAAAACGTGGTTTGGATACACAGAATACGGGTGTTTTCACGGTTGCAGGGCTTGCTGAGTTTGCAATGCTAGCCAGTGAAGCAGATAAATGGGTGCAATTTAAATGA
- a CDS encoding Bax inhibitor-1/YccA family protein, translated as MAFNHSYNTAKPVMSTIETNKVLKNTYFLLAMTLAFSAVTAGISMAMNLPYFMGLVFSLIAFGVLFVVNKKADSASGVAWVFVFTGLMGAGLGPILNYYAAMPNGPLLIMQALGSTALIFFGLSAYALTTKKDFSFMGGFLTVGLIVVIIASLVNLFIGSSITFMVINAAVVLIMSGLILFDTSRIINGGETNYIRATVALYLNVYNLFTSLLHLLGASDD; from the coding sequence ATGGCGTTTAATCACTCGTACAATACCGCTAAACCGGTTATGTCGACCATTGAAACAAACAAAGTACTTAAAAATACTTATTTCTTACTGGCCATGACATTAGCATTCAGCGCAGTGACAGCCGGTATTTCAATGGCGATGAATTTACCTTACTTCATGGGTCTGGTATTCAGCCTTATTGCATTTGGTGTACTTTTTGTAGTCAACAAAAAAGCTGACTCAGCCTCTGGTGTCGCTTGGGTATTTGTATTTACAGGGCTTATGGGCGCAGGCCTTGGTCCTATTTTAAATTACTATGCAGCAATGCCAAACGGCCCATTACTCATTATGCAGGCTCTTGGTTCGACCGCGTTAATTTTCTTTGGTTTATCAGCCTATGCACTGACGACTAAAAAAGACTTCTCATTCATGGGTGGCTTTTTAACAGTTGGTCTAATCGTTGTTATCATTGCTAGTTTAGTAAACCTATTCATCGGTAGCTCTATTACTTTCATGGTTATCAATGCTGCTGTAGTTTTAATCATGTCTGGCTTAATCTTATTTGACACAAGCCGTATTATTAACGGTGGTGAAACTAACTACATTCGTGCAACTGTAGCCCTTTACTTGAATGTATATAACTTATTTACATCACTTCTACACCTACTTGGCGCAAGTGATGACTAA
- a CDS encoding GAF domain-containing protein — MSKQKFYQSLVKQTESLINGESNVIANMANISALLFTSLEDINWAGFYLMDSPDELVLGPFQGNPACIRIPVGKGVCGTAAKTQETQLVEDVHAFAGHIACDAASNSEIVVPIFKDGKVFAVLDIDSPSIGRFDVDDRTGLEALVKCFEANL; from the coding sequence ATGTCGAAGCAAAAATTTTACCAGTCATTAGTTAAACAAACTGAATCGCTGATTAATGGTGAGTCAAATGTTATAGCGAATATGGCAAATATTAGTGCGCTTTTGTTTACCTCGTTAGAGGATATTAACTGGGCGGGTTTTTATTTAATGGATTCGCCAGATGAGCTAGTACTTGGTCCGTTTCAAGGCAATCCGGCCTGTATCCGTATTCCTGTAGGTAAAGGAGTATGTGGCACGGCTGCTAAGACACAAGAAACACAATTAGTGGAAGATGTTCATGCATTTGCCGGTCATATAGCCTGTGACGCTGCATCTAACTCTGAAATTGTGGTACCCATTTTTAAAGATGGTAAAGTTTTTGCCGTACTTGATATTGATAGTCCAAGTATCGGACGTTTCGATGTTGACGACCGCACAGGTCTAGAAGCACTTGTAAAATGCTTTGAGGCAAACCTGTAA
- the proQ gene encoding RNA chaperone ProQ — METTNKLKDINEVLDFLYQEFPQCFKQKDGIQPLKVGIFKDIAERIEGSEKVSKTQVRQALRKYTSNWRYLEAVTKSEFRIDLDGNQDEKVEQEHIEHAQKALEESRAKMAKRKKQQRPRRDSDTKSYKKNGAQNAKSGDKGARVGNKPAKAAPAKRSGKVEPLPASEVKVNSKVKVKLGQALVNAVITEVNKDEVHVELVTGMQVKTKADSLYII; from the coding sequence ATGGAAACCACAAACAAGCTAAAAGATATTAATGAAGTACTGGATTTCTTATATCAAGAATTTCCGCAATGTTTTAAACAAAAAGACGGCATTCAGCCGCTTAAAGTCGGTATCTTTAAAGATATCGCTGAGCGCATTGAAGGTTCTGAGAAAGTAAGTAAAACTCAGGTTCGTCAAGCACTTAGAAAGTATACCTCAAATTGGCGCTATTTAGAGGCAGTGACTAAATCTGAGTTCCGCATCGATCTTGATGGTAATCAAGATGAAAAAGTGGAACAAGAACACATTGAGCACGCCCAAAAAGCACTTGAAGAAAGCCGCGCCAAAATGGCTAAGCGTAAAAAGCAGCAACGTCCACGTAGAGATTCAGACACAAAATCTTACAAAAAGAACGGTGCTCAAAATGCCAAATCTGGTGATAAAGGCGCTAGAGTAGGTAATAAGCCTGCAAAAGCTGCACCTGCTAAACGTTCAGGAAAAGTTGAACCTTTACCTGCCTCTGAGGTCAAGGTTAATAGCAAAGTGAAAGTTAAACTTGGCCAAGCCCTTGTAAATGCTGTTATAACAGAAGTGAACAAAGATGAAGTTCATGTTGAGTTAGTAACAGGGATGCAAGTTAAGACCAAAGCAGACAGCCTGTATATCATTTAA
- the prc gene encoding carboxy terminal-processing peptidase, with translation MSKKFTLIPLVAALFSGSLLAAADNLTEDDLPVLKQESQHSTASKRVTNLFTRAHYKPIRFNDSLSEKVFERYIESLDYNKSVFLASDIASFEQYKDQFDNALSTGKLGFAFDIFNLSLKRRFERYDYSLSLLEKEMKFDKEDEYVFDREEANWATSQAELDELWRQRVKYDALRLKMTGKDWQGIKDVLTKRYHNAQKRLVQTNSEDAFQIVMNSFARSIEAHTSYLSPRRAEQFKMDMDLELEGIGAVLSYDEDYTVIRSLVPGGPADKSEQIKADDRIIGVAQDGEEFVDVIGWRLDDVVDLIKGPKGTKVRLQYLKGADAHGTPKVVEITRDKIRLEDRAAKSEVFEAKYSDLTSKIGVIEIPGFYNNLSQDVKVEIAKLKEAKVDGIIIDLRQNGGGSLYEATQLSGLFIDQGPVVQIHTLNNRIEEQKDRDGVTFYDGPLTVLVDRYSASASEIFAAAMQDYGRAIVIGEQTFGKGTVQQHKPLGRAYDLYDHPLGSVQYTIAKFYRINGGSTQHKGVIPDVSFPSAIDPADWGESQQDNALPWDSIIRAKYNSVDNLEPAIAYVNKLHDTRIASEPEFGYVFDDIKRYQQEKDRKTISLVEAARIKEKDEGEERALERANERLVRLGEKPVENLDDLPDTLDDLDPFLEEAALITQDYIKYGRIAKK, from the coding sequence ATGAGTAAAAAGTTTACGCTCATTCCGTTAGTCGCTGCCCTGTTTTCAGGCTCATTATTGGCCGCTGCAGATAATTTAACTGAAGATGATTTGCCAGTACTAAAGCAAGAAAGCCAGCATAGTACAGCAAGCAAACGGGTGACAAACTTATTTACTCGTGCACACTATAAACCAATACGTTTTAACGATAGCTTATCTGAAAAAGTTTTCGAACGTTATATTGAGTCTCTTGACTACAATAAGAGTGTTTTTTTAGCCTCAGACATTGCTTCTTTTGAGCAATATAAAGATCAGTTTGACAATGCATTGTCGACAGGCAAACTTGGTTTTGCATTTGATATTTTTAACCTGAGCCTAAAACGTCGCTTTGAACGTTACGACTATTCTTTATCGCTCCTAGAAAAGGAAATGAAGTTTGATAAAGAAGATGAGTACGTGTTTGACCGTGAAGAAGCTAATTGGGCTACAAGCCAAGCTGAGCTTGATGAACTTTGGCGTCAACGCGTTAAATATGATGCGTTACGTTTAAAAATGACGGGTAAAGATTGGCAAGGAATTAAAGACGTTCTTACCAAGCGCTACCACAATGCGCAAAAACGTTTAGTGCAAACAAACAGTGAAGATGCTTTCCAAATTGTGATGAATTCATTTGCACGTAGCATCGAAGCACATACTTCTTACTTATCGCCACGTCGTGCTGAACAGTTTAAGATGGATATGGACCTTGAACTTGAAGGTATAGGTGCCGTTCTTAGCTATGATGAAGATTACACGGTTATTCGTAGTTTAGTGCCAGGTGGCCCTGCGGATAAATCAGAACAAATCAAAGCCGATGACCGAATTATTGGTGTAGCTCAAGATGGCGAAGAGTTTGTTGATGTGATTGGTTGGCGTCTTGATGACGTGGTTGACTTAATCAAAGGTCCTAAAGGCACTAAAGTTCGTTTGCAATATTTAAAAGGTGCAGACGCCCATGGTACACCTAAAGTCGTTGAGATTACGCGTGATAAAATTCGCCTTGAAGACCGCGCAGCTAAATCAGAAGTATTTGAAGCTAAATATTCAGACTTAACCAGTAAAATTGGTGTGATTGAAATACCAGGTTTCTACAATAACTTGTCGCAAGACGTTAAAGTTGAAATAGCTAAGTTAAAAGAAGCTAAGGTTGATGGTATTATTATCGATTTGCGTCAAAACGGTGGTGGTTCTTTATACGAAGCAACTCAGTTGTCAGGTTTATTTATTGATCAAGGACCCGTGGTACAAATCCACACTTTAAATAATCGAATTGAAGAGCAAAAAGACCGCGATGGTGTCACTTTTTATGATGGTCCATTAACCGTTTTGGTTGATCGATACAGTGCTTCAGCATCTGAAATATTCGCAGCTGCAATGCAAGACTATGGTCGTGCAATTGTCATTGGTGAGCAAACCTTTGGTAAAGGTACAGTACAACAGCATAAACCACTTGGTCGTGCTTATGACTTATATGATCACCCATTAGGTAGCGTACAGTACACAATTGCTAAATTCTATCGTATTAATGGTGGTAGTACTCAGCATAAAGGTGTGATACCAGATGTATCGTTCCCATCGGCAATCGATCCAGCGGATTGGGGCGAAAGCCAACAAGACAACGCGTTACCGTGGGATAGTATCATTCGTGCTAAATACAACTCTGTTGATAACCTAGAGCCTGCAATTGCGTATGTGAATAAGTTACATGATACACGTATTGCGAGCGAGCCAGAGTTCGGTTACGTATTTGATGACATTAAGCGTTATCAACAAGAGAAAGATCGTAAAACAATTTCACTGGTTGAAGCCGCTCGTATTAAAGAGAAAGATGAAGGTGAAGAACGAGCACTTGAGCGTGCCAATGAACGCTTAGTTCGCCTAGGTGAAAAGCCGGTAGAGAACTTAGACGATTTACCTGACACCTTAGATGATCTTGACCCATTTTTGGAAGAAGCGGCATTAATCACGCAAGATTACATCAAGTACGGCCGTATCGCGAAAAAATAA
- the nhaC gene encoding Na+/H+ antiporter NhaC: MNSIEEKPIKQASFLDALIPITVLVCLLGAAVYLFGDNSSSGPNQIALLFATFTAALIGLKNGYTWKKLEQAMIEGITLSLGAIIILLMVGALIGTWLLSGTVPTLIYYGLQIINPSWFYAASCLICGIVAMSIGSSWTTAATIGVALLGVATGLGLEQVVTAGAVISGAYFGDKLSPLSETTNLAPAVAGADLFDHIHHMLWTTVPSFIIALIIFIFMGFNAGGSTEAGRIEEIVNLLEQNFNIGFEMLVPLAVLLFLAIRKMPAFPAISIGAVLGAIWAMLFQSDLISSQIDASQGEIIGYFKLVWTTFFDGFSIDTGDEKMDSLLSGGGMAGMLTTTWLIMTALMFGAIMEKTGLLDMFVKSILKIAKSTGSLITATIATCIGTNAVAADQYIAIVVPGRMFKEEYEKRGLKPVNLSRTLEDGGTITSPLIPWNTCGAYMQSVLLINPFDYALYAFFNLINPFLAVIYAYLGIKILRITPKHAKPSTVE; this comes from the coding sequence TTGAATTCTATTGAAGAAAAGCCGATCAAGCAGGCTAGTTTTTTAGATGCTTTGATCCCAATTACTGTGCTTGTGTGCCTTTTAGGCGCTGCTGTTTATTTGTTTGGTGATAATTCGTCATCAGGTCCTAACCAAATTGCATTATTGTTCGCTACTTTTACAGCGGCTTTAATTGGTTTAAAAAATGGCTATACATGGAAAAAACTTGAACAAGCCATGATTGAAGGGATCACTTTATCCCTTGGTGCAATTATTATCTTGCTTATGGTTGGTGCTTTAATTGGTACTTGGTTATTATCCGGTACTGTACCCACCCTTATTTACTATGGCCTTCAAATCATTAATCCAAGTTGGTTTTATGCTGCCAGTTGTTTAATCTGTGGCATTGTAGCTATGAGTATTGGTAGTTCATGGACCACAGCTGCAACTATTGGTGTGGCGTTATTAGGTGTTGCAACTGGTCTTGGTCTTGAGCAAGTTGTTACTGCTGGTGCTGTTATTTCTGGTGCATACTTTGGTGATAAGTTAAGCCCTCTTTCAGAAACCACAAACTTAGCACCTGCAGTAGCCGGTGCCGATTTATTTGACCATATTCACCATATGCTTTGGACAACGGTACCAAGCTTTATCATCGCTTTAATTATTTTTATCTTTATGGGCTTTAATGCCGGTGGCTCAACTGAGGCAGGGCGTATTGAAGAAATTGTCAATTTACTGGAACAAAACTTCAACATTGGTTTTGAAATGCTAGTGCCCTTAGCTGTGCTGCTATTTTTAGCTATTCGTAAAATGCCAGCTTTTCCTGCTATATCAATCGGTGCTGTGCTTGGTGCTATTTGGGCAATGCTATTTCAATCAGATTTAATTAGCAGCCAAATTGATGCATCACAAGGTGAAATTATTGGCTATTTTAAACTAGTATGGACCACTTTTTTCGATGGGTTTAGTATCGATACTGGTGATGAAAAAATGGATTCATTGCTCAGTGGTGGTGGTATGGCTGGCATGTTAACGACTACATGGTTAATTATGACTGCGCTTATGTTTGGTGCCATTATGGAAAAAACGGGCTTACTTGATATGTTCGTAAAGAGCATCTTAAAAATAGCGAAGAGTACCGGCTCGCTTATTACCGCAACGATTGCTACGTGTATCGGTACAAATGCGGTAGCAGCTGATCAATATATTGCCATTGTCGTGCCTGGCCGCATGTTTAAAGAAGAATATGAAAAACGTGGTTTAAAGCCGGTTAACTTATCACGCACCTTAGAAGATGGCGGAACGATAACTAGTCCATTGATCCCCTGGAATACTTGTGGTGCGTATATGCAAAGTGTTTTATTAATCAATCCATTTGATTATGCACTGTATGCTTTCTTTAATTTAATTAATCCGTTCCTAGCGGTTATTTATGCTTATTTGGGAATTAAGATTTTACGCATTACCCCAAAACATGCGAAACCAAGCACTGTTGAATAA
- the pepN gene encoding aminopeptidase N, translating to MSVTNKPQAQYLKDYQSPQFSIHHIDLRFELAPLKTTVQSTMTMSRTDNTEADLILDGVDLVLISLSVNNEQYDDYTLEDEKLIIHHLPDSFTLKIENHIDPQTNTSLEGLYLSGGAYCTQCEAQGFRKITYYMDRPDILASFDVTIIADQKYTHLLSNGNQIDAGTLDDGRHFVKWQDPFKKPSYLFALVAGDFDVLRDQYTTKSGRNVELALFVDKGNLAKTPHAMSSLKKSMQWDEERFNLEYDLDIYMIVAVDFFNMGAMENKGLNIFNSKCVLANQETATDKDYHTIESIVGHEYFHNWTGNRVTCRDWFQLSLKEGLTVFRDQEFSSDLGSRALNRIDAVKVMRTHQFSEDAGPMAHPIRPEKVIEMNNFYTVTVYDKGAEVIRMMHTLLGEEKFQQGMSLYFERHDGQAVTCDDFVAAMNDASGIDLSQFKRWYSQAGTPKLNVEQQYNSEKQTFTLTIEQFAPDNQPENDLLHIPFAIELLNPAGESLPLVVNDQAHDSVLNVTKQKQQFVFEGLAERPVAVLLEDFSAPCIVNQSSSAEDLLHIMRFARSDFSRWDAQQRLLTNEIKTAISSGNNELSPSVINTFDTLITKREGDLALIAELLKLPSYDTLAAEYKVIPVDNIIDVLNAFEKQIASSLSESLTNCYQSLEDDGSTSADAVAVRALKQVCLHYLAKTPDPAINELIIEAANSANMTNVLASLGAVVKANHSLGERLLSEFDAKWRHDVLVMDKWFALQAMNDTDTCIDEIKGLYEHPSFDFGNPNRVRALVGSFSHFNITQFHRADGKGYQLLGDLLVKLNEINPQNASRMLTPFMSWRRYDDNRSAAMKAQLTRLASLDGLSDDLYEKVEKALAS from the coding sequence ATGTCTGTAACGAATAAACCTCAAGCTCAATATCTAAAAGATTACCAATCCCCACAATTTTCAATTCACCATATCGATTTACGCTTCGAATTAGCACCATTAAAAACCACAGTGCAATCGACAATGACGATGAGTCGTACGGATAATACCGAGGCCGACCTAATATTAGATGGTGTGGATTTAGTGCTTATTTCATTATCTGTAAATAATGAACAATACGATGATTATACACTTGAAGATGAAAAGCTGATTATCCATCATTTACCTGACAGCTTTACACTTAAAATAGAAAATCATATTGATCCACAAACAAATACATCACTTGAAGGGTTGTATTTATCTGGCGGTGCGTATTGCACGCAATGTGAAGCGCAAGGTTTTAGAAAAATTACGTATTACATGGATCGCCCTGATATTTTAGCCAGCTTTGATGTCACCATTATCGCGGACCAGAAATACACTCATTTATTATCAAATGGTAATCAAATTGACGCTGGCACATTGGATGACGGTCGTCATTTTGTAAAATGGCAAGACCCATTCAAAAAACCAAGTTACTTGTTCGCTTTAGTAGCAGGGGATTTTGATGTTTTGCGTGACCAGTACACAACTAAGTCTGGTCGTAACGTAGAGCTGGCATTATTTGTCGATAAAGGAAATTTAGCTAAAACTCCGCATGCAATGTCTTCACTTAAAAAGTCAATGCAGTGGGATGAAGAGCGTTTTAATCTTGAGTATGACCTAGATATATACATGATTGTTGCTGTCGACTTTTTTAATATGGGGGCGATGGAAAATAAAGGGCTAAATATCTTTAATAGCAAATGCGTACTTGCCAACCAAGAGACGGCCACAGATAAAGATTACCATACCATTGAGTCTATCGTTGGCCATGAGTATTTTCATAACTGGACCGGTAACCGTGTAACGTGTCGAGATTGGTTCCAGCTATCATTAAAAGAAGGCTTAACGGTCTTTCGTGACCAAGAATTTAGTAGTGATTTAGGCTCACGAGCACTTAACCGAATTGACGCGGTTAAGGTTATGCGTACTCACCAGTTTAGCGAAGATGCTGGGCCTATGGCGCACCCAATTCGTCCTGAAAAAGTGATTGAAATGAATAATTTCTACACTGTTACAGTCTATGACAAAGGCGCTGAAGTTATTCGTATGATGCACACTTTATTGGGCGAAGAGAAGTTCCAGCAAGGCATGTCACTCTATTTCGAACGTCATGATGGACAAGCTGTGACCTGTGATGACTTTGTCGCTGCTATGAATGATGCGTCAGGCATTGATTTAAGCCAATTTAAACGTTGGTATAGTCAAGCTGGCACTCCAAAACTGAATGTTGAGCAACAGTACAATAGCGAAAAACAAACGTTTACTTTAACAATTGAGCAATTCGCACCAGACAATCAACCTGAGAATGATCTGTTGCATATTCCATTTGCTATTGAATTATTGAATCCGGCGGGGGAGTCATTACCACTGGTAGTTAATGATCAAGCCCATGATTCAGTATTGAATGTGACTAAACAGAAGCAACAATTTGTTTTTGAAGGACTCGCTGAGCGACCTGTTGCTGTTCTATTGGAAGACTTCTCGGCCCCTTGTATTGTCAATCAATCTAGTTCGGCTGAGGATTTGCTGCATATAATGCGTTTTGCTCGTAGTGACTTCTCTCGCTGGGATGCGCAACAACGTCTTTTGACCAATGAAATTAAAACAGCGATTTCGTCGGGTAATAACGAGTTATCGCCGTCGGTTATTAATACATTCGATACGCTTATTACTAAGCGTGAAGGTGATTTAGCATTGATTGCTGAATTACTTAAGTTACCAAGCTACGATACCCTGGCTGCTGAATACAAAGTCATTCCTGTTGATAATATTATTGATGTATTAAATGCGTTTGAAAAACAAATTGCATCGAGTCTTTCAGAGTCCTTAACGAATTGTTATCAATCACTCGAAGATGATGGGTCAACGTCTGCTGACGCTGTTGCGGTGCGAGCATTAAAACAAGTTTGTTTGCATTACTTAGCTAAAACACCTGATCCAGCTATCAATGAGCTAATCATTGAAGCTGCAAATAGCGCGAATATGACAAATGTGCTCGCGTCACTGGGTGCTGTGGTGAAAGCAAATCATTCTCTTGGCGAGCGTTTATTGAGTGAATTTGATGCCAAGTGGCGTCATGATGTACTGGTAATGGATAAGTGGTTTGCCTTACAGGCGATGAATGATACTGATACCTGTATCGATGAAATTAAAGGTTTATATGAGCACCCAAGTTTTGATTTTGGCAACCCTAACCGTGTTCGAGCATTAGTGGGTAGTTTTAGTCATTTTAATATTACGCAATTTCATCGTGCAGATGGCAAGGGCTATCAGTTATTGGGTGATCTATTGGTTAAGCTTAATGAAATAAACCCACAGAATGCGTCAAGAATGTTGACACCTTTCATGTCATGGCGTCGCTATGACGACAATCGTTCAGCGGCGATGAAGGCACAACTTACTCGGCTAGCGTCATTGGATGGTTTAAGTGACGACTTATATGAAAAAGTAGAGAAGGCACTTGCTAGTTAA
- a CDS encoding DUF2835 domain-containing protein has translation MNEYYFSLYLSYSKCLDYYHGKYKSVQVTEDGGKTVRFDAEHLRPFISSIGIRGRFRLILTEQNRFLKLEKVS, from the coding sequence ATGAACGAATACTATTTTTCGCTCTACCTGAGTTACTCTAAATGTTTAGATTATTATCATGGTAAATATAAATCAGTCCAAGTGACGGAAGATGGTGGTAAAACAGTTCGTTTCGATGCTGAACATTTGCGTCCTTTTATTTCTTCGATAGGAATAAGAGGGCGCTTTAGGCTGATACTCACTGAGCAAAACAGATTCCTTAAACTTGAGAAAGTCAGCTAA